The following is a genomic window from Nitrosomonas communis.
TCAGATCATTGATGCGACCTTTGTGAGTGTGCCTAAACAACGCAATACACGTGAAGAAAACAAGATGATTAAAGAAGATGCCGTTCCGATTGAATGGGGACAGAATCCCCACAAACTGGCGCAAAAAGACATTGATGCGCGTTGGACGAAGAAGAACAGCGAATCATTTTATGGTTACAAAGATCACGTCAATATGGATCGCGATACCAAGCTGATAACCACATGGGAAGTTACTTCAGCGCAAATTCATGACAGTCAGGTTTTGGAAGAAGTGCTGCAATCCCCTGAAGTGGGAGGCGCAGATATTTATGCGGACTCAGCATACCGCAGCAATGCACAGGAAGAAAGTCTGGTCACCTCAAAATACACGAGTCAGATTCACGAAAAAGGCGCTCGCAATCATCCCCTCACGCAAGCACAAAAATCCAGTAACAAAGAGAAATCACGGGTGCGTGCACGAGTCGAGCATGTGTTTGGTTCGATGACGAATGAACTGGGCGGAATCACGATTCGTACCATAGGTTATGGGAGAGCAAAAGTACACATAGGCTTACTCAACCTCGTCTATAACATCAAGCGTGTAGCGACGCTGATTCGAAAAGGGTATTTCAGTTTCGATAGGGTTAGTGCGCCCGAAATGGCTTAAAGGGAGCAAAAACGAGAAGATAACAACCCGAATCACCTTGAATTTAGAAAAATTTAATTATTGGACAGAAAAACTTTGAGAATCAAGTGAAATTGCCCTCCTGGTTGAATTGATTTGCTTTTTTTAGGTATTTTTAGAGGTGCCCTAAAATCAATCCAGATAAGAATGATTTAGAGAGTATGCTCATTTTCCTATCAAACTCAAATAGGCATAGGCCAAGGCAGTGCATAAACAACCCAACCAAACCGTTGAATAGGTAACCCATTTAAATCTGGCGTCAATGGCGCCAACTCACTTGATATATAATTGGGACCATCGCCACCACACTATCATCGCTGATTGATAATTTGGTCCAACTCATTTG
Proteins encoded in this region:
- a CDS encoding IS5 family transposase yields the protein MQLGFFDLDNRYAQLSKLNDPLEELNRIIDWNLFADLLAETTTKPRKSEAGRKPFDRVMLFKMLVLQRMNNLSDDRLEYQVRDRLSFMRFLGLGLAGVVPDAKTMWSFREELKENHLMDRLFARFDECLRELEVELKSGQIIDATFVSVPKQRNTREENKMIKEDAVPIEWGQNPHKLAQKDIDARWTKKNSESFYGYKDHVNMDRDTKLITTWEVTSAQIHDSQVLEEVLQSPEVGGADIYADSAYRSNAQEESLVTSKYTSQIHEKGARNHPLTQAQKSSNKEKSRVRARVEHVFGSMTNELGGITIRTIGYGRAKVHIGLLNLVYNIKRVATLIRKGYFSFDRVSAPEMA